The following proteins come from a genomic window of Lycium ferocissimum isolate CSIRO_LF1 unplaced genomic scaffold, AGI_CSIRO_Lferr_CH_V1 ctg22025, whole genome shotgun sequence:
- the LOC132043221 gene encoding DNA replication licensing factor MCM5-like: protein MKGNEVLRLIMEGIDPSILADDHAFAEASGDDTRTSKEYYWLKRYIQYCYQLPSVNVSSTMSILQESYVKIRQDMKRQSNEMKLGRQQ, encoded by the exons ATGAAGGGGAATGAAGTTCTAAGGCTGATAATGGAG GGAATAGACCCATCTATTTTAGCTGATGACCATGCATTTGCTGAAGCATCTGGGGATGACACTAGAACTTCTAAGGAGTATTATTGGCTGAAAAG ATACATACAATATTGTTACCAATTGCCATCCGTGAATGTCAGCTCTACAATGTCAATATTACAAGAAAGTTATGTCAAAATTAGACAG GATATGAAGCGGCAGTCAAATGAAATGAAACTGGGGAGGCAACAGTAA